From the Astyanax mexicanus isolate ESR-SI-001 chromosome 9, AstMex3_surface, whole genome shotgun sequence genome, one window contains:
- the LOC103045258 gene encoding zinc finger protein 501: MEGENIMYESSSTEKQKDKVKERSYQCLECGKSFTKHSTLQTHHRIHTGEKPFHCTECGQRFTRKNNLQMHQSIHTGEKPFHCSDCGRKFRRQNNLLIHQRIHTGERPYQCSECGKRFGHQISLQTHQRIHTGEKPYQCSDCGRSFSRQNNLKTHQRIHTGEKPYHCSECGKCFNQQATLQQHQRVHTGEKPYQCFICGHRFSHQISLQMHQRIHTGEKPFRCLECGKSFIQQSNLQKHQRIHSEEKLYLCPECGKSFREIGALKKHQRIHTGEKPYQCSECGKSFNHQISLQKHQRIHTGEKPYFCSDCGKSFRESCTLTKHQRIHTGEKPYCCSECGASFTQQSHLQQHQRVHTGQKPYQCLKCGKSFRKSGALETHQCIHTEEKTYCCSDCGQSFTTSSVLDKHQCIHSSTKQ, translated from the coding sequence ATGGAAGGTGAAAATATTATGTACGAGAGCTCCAGTACTGAGAAACAAAAAGATAAAGTTAAAGAGCGATCCTACCAGTGCCttgagtgtggaaagagttttacaaAACACAGCACTCTTCAAACACACcatcgcattcacactggagagaaaccgtttcactgcacAGAGTGTGGACAACGTTTCACTCGAAAGAATAATCTGCAAATGCACCagagcattcacactggagagaaaccgtttcactgctcagactgcgggcgGAAGTTTCGCCGACAGAATAATCTCCTTATACACCAgagaattcacacaggagagagaccatatcagtgctcagagtgtgggaaaagATTTGGTCACCAGATTTCTCtccaaacacaccagcgcattcacactggagagaaaccatatcagtgctcAGATTGTGGACGGAGTTTTAGTCGACAGAataatctcaaaacacaccagcgcattcacactggagagaaaccttatcactgctcagagtgtgggaagtgtTTTAATCAGCAGGCtactctccaacaacaccagcgtgttcacactggagagaaaccgtatcagtgcttcATATGTGGGCATAGGTTTAGTCACCAGATTTCTCTCCAAATGCATCAGCGCatacacactggagagaaaccatttcgTTGcttagagtgtggaaagagttttattcAACAGAGCAATCTCcaaaaacatcagcgcattcactcTGAAGAAAAACTGTATCTGTGCCcagagtgcgggaagagttttagagAGATAGGTgccctcaaaaaacaccagcgcattcacactggagagaaaccgtatcagtgctcagagtgtgggaagagcttcAATCACCAGATTTccctccaaaaacaccagcgtattcacactggagagaaaccgtatttctgctcagattgtgggaaaagttttagAGAGAGTTGTACCCTCACaaagcaccagcgcattcacactggtgaAAAACCCTAttgctgctcagagtgtggggcctcttttactcaacagagtcatcttcaacaacaccagcgcgttcacacaggacAGAAACCTTATCAATGCCTAAAGTGTGGCAAGAGTTTTAGAAAAAGTGGTGCCCTTGAAAcacaccagtgcattcacactgAAGAGAAGAcatattgctgctcagactgtggacaGAGTTTTACAACGAGCAGTGTCCTTGATAAGCACCAGTGCATTCACAGTAGCACGAAACAGTGA
- the pid1 gene encoding PTB-containing, cubilin and LRP1-interacting protein produces the protein MWQPASERLQHFQNMLKTKLNVLTLRKDPLPTVIFHEPEAIELCSTTPISKTRTHTGYKVTYLGKVTISGTQFLSGCTESAVVGLWDMKRSSIPQGDSSASSNAVLEIRPFQVRLHHLDGRGEATIAMDTFQVARIAYCTADHEVSPNVFAWIYRQINDDLTFQMDCHVVECESKLVAKKIAHSMMEAFKKTFHSMRSDGRIHKSGSSDEFPEDSSTPDDG, from the exons catttCCAGAACATGCTGAAAACCAAACTGAATGTTTTGACTCTACGGAAGGATCCGCTGCCGACGGTGATCTTCCATGAGCCAGAAGCCATCGAGCTCTGCTCCACCACTCCAATCTCCAAAACCCGCACACACACCGGCTACAAG GTGACTTATCTGGGCAAAGTGACAATCTCTGGCACCCAGTTCCTGTCAGGCTGCACAGAATCTGCTGTGGTGGGATTATGGGATATGAAGCGGTCGTCTATCCCCCAGGGCGATTCCAGTGCCTCTAGCAACGCCGTTCTGGAGATCCGCCCTTTCCAGGTGCGTCTCCATCACCTGGATGGGCGGGGTGAGGCCACGATTGCTATGGACACGTTCCAGGTGGCTCGGATTGCGTACTGCACAGCGGACCACGAAGTCAGCCCCAACGTGTTTGCGTGGATTTACCGACAAATTAACGACGACCTGACCTTCCAGATGGACTGTCACGTCGTGGAGTGCGAGAGCAAGCTGGTGGCTAAAAAAATTGCTCACTCCATGATGGAGGCCTTCAAGAAAACCTTCCACAGCATGAGGAGCGACGGTCGCATCCACAAGAGCGGGTCGTCGGACGAGTTCCCGGAGGATTCCTCCACTCCCGACGACGGCTGA